In the Arachis hypogaea cultivar Tifrunner chromosome 20, arahy.Tifrunner.gnm2.J5K5, whole genome shotgun sequence genome, cACTTCTTGATATCATTCAACATATTCCTAAATATGCTaagttcttgaaagatttgtgcACACATAAGGATAGGATTGGTGAACTTGAAACTTTGTCTTTGGGTAGTTCTATTTACTCATTGATGAACTCCATTTTGGAGAAATGTAGTGACCTTGGGCcgtgtttggtgtcttgttggaTTAGTGGTGTTGCCTTTTataattgcatgtgtgatttaggcgcATGTGTGAGCATCATGCCGCTCTCTGTGTTTGCAAGATTGAACTTATCACCtttgaagaggttggtcgctaAATTTACTTTAGCCGACAAAAGTGTTATCACCGCAGTTGGAATAGCGGATGATGTACTTGTGACAATCAAGGATTTAGTGTTTTCGGTTgatttttacatccttgaaattcTTCCGACGGAAAGTGGAAATTCTTTATCCGTATTGCTTGGTAGACCTTtcctaaaaacccctaaattcaaattggatgccttcaccggcacatacTCTTTTGAGGTAGGTGACAAAACCATCAAATTCAACTTGGAGGAAGCAATGAAACATCTATCAAAGATGCACTCCATTCTCCAGTGTGATATCATTGATGAAGTAGTGGcagaagttcaaaaagaaggctATAGAAATGTTTATTTTCCCGTGATTCAAGGGAAGGATAAACATGAGAAAGCCGATGAGGATGAGCTCGCTGATCATGGTGAAAAGGAGCCACAACTTAAAGTGAGCACTGAATTGAAGCCTTTGCCCTCtcacttgaaatatgcatttcttgagGACAATCAAAGATTTTTGGTAATCATTGCTAGTGAGCTCTCAACCCAAGAGGAAGAGAAGCTCCTTGAGGTCCTACAGAGGCATaggaaggcaattggttggagcctaTCCGACATTGTGGGAATTGACACACGTACTTGCATGCACCGCATCTTCCTTGAAGATGGAATTCGGCCAGTAAGACAACCACAGAGAAGGCTCAATCCCACCATTCTTGATGTTGTAAAGAAGGAAATCACAAGGTTTCTTGATGCGGACATCATTTATCCGATTTCCGATAGTGAGTAGGTGAGTCCGGTTCAAGTTGTCTCAAAGAAGTCAGGAATCACCACTATCAAGAAAGAAGATGGTGA is a window encoding:
- the LOC140183119 gene encoding uncharacterized protein — its product is MDESIPIPFPSMEKKAKKAPKFDLNMLQVFKKVEVTIALLDIIQHIPKYAKFLKDLCTHKDRIGELETLSLGSSIYSLMNSILEKCSDLGPCLVSCWISGVAFYNCMCDLGACVSIMPLSVFARLNLSPLKRLVAKFTLADKSVITAVGIADDVLVTIKDLVFSVDFYILEILPTESGNSLSVLLGRPFLKTPKFKLDAFTGTYSFEVGDKTIKFNLEEAMKHLSKMHSILQCDIIDEVVAEVQKEGYRNVYFPVIQGKDKHEKADEDELADHGEKEPQLKVSTELKPLPSHLKYAFLEDNQRFLVIIASELSTQEEEKLLEVLQRHRKAIGWSLSDIVGIDTRTCMHRIFLEDGIRPVRQPQRRLNPTILDVVKKEITRFLDADIIYPISDSFYRHFIKDFSKIALPLSDLLQRDVEFEFTDACKEVFEKLKEALTIAPIVRGPDWTQPFEIIYDASNHAVGAALAQRKGKLPYIVAYSSLTVDAVQSIHTTTEKSS